The DNA region CCAGTCCGATTGCGGAACCCACTGCGGCCATAATGAAGCCGGTACGAGAGCCCCATGTTTCTCTTTTCTGCATCTTGCTGTAACTCCTTAAAAAATCCGTCTCCGCAACAGCGACGCGGAATCGGCATGAATAAAAATGAACCGGAAACACCCGGACGGGCGATCCTTCCTATTGAGGTCAGGGCTATGGGAATTTAAGACTTGCTTTTCAGCCTGTCCTCCCGGACAGAAGCACACTGCGGCACAGACGTTTCAACGTTCTCAACGGGAAAAGGAATGTTTTGGACAGGATGACGGGAGCTGATAGCCCTTGGGGGTGAATTGATAGTCCAGATGCGGTATGGGGTCAACTGAGAATCGTCCATTCTTTACAATTTGCGACATTTATCCACAATCCAGCAAAGAATAACTAAAAATATTGCCTATTTTTTCAAATTACCTAAAAAAAGTTAAATCTACTCAGAATAAAGTTCAAGGCAGTTTCGGCCTTTTTCTTTAGCCAGATAGAGAGCTTTATCTGCCTGATGAAGCAAGACATCGAATCCGTCGCCATTGTCCGGGACCATACTGGCAACTCCGATGCTGACGGTGACCACAGAATTAAGACTTTCGCAATGGTCAATTTCCAATTTTTGTATATTGGCACGTAATTTTTCGGAAATGCGCAGGCCGCCCTCGCGATCGGTATCCGGGAGCAAAGCTACAAATTCCTCACCACCGTATCGGGCCACAAAATCAGTGGATCTATGCAGGCTTCCGGCCAACTCCCTTGCCACAAGACGCAAGCATTCATCGCCCATGGCATGCCCATTTGAATCATTATACAATTTGAAAAAATCAATATCGATAAATGAAATCGTCAAAGGACTTTCATGACGCCGGGCACGCTGCCATTCTATCTTCAAACGCCCCTCAAGCTGTCTGCGGTTAGGCAAACCGGTCAGAGGATCAATCATGGAAAGCTCTTTGAGCATATCACGCTGCTTTTTCAATTCCAGCTGGGTTTTAACCCGCATTTTTACAATAGGCAGGCTGAACGGCTTGATAATATAATCCACAGCACCAATTTCAAGTCCTTTAGCCTCATCCTCAACCTGATCCCGTGAGGTGATAAAAATTACCGGAATCTCTTTTGTTTCAGGCTTGCTCTGCAATGCACGGCAGACCTCATAACCATCCATTCCGGGCATAACAATATCAAGCAGTATGAGATCCGGAGGATCGTCTGAAGCAGCAATTTCAAGTGCACCGGGACCGTCAAGAGCGACAGACACGCGGTATTCATCAGCCAGTGCCGCTCCAAGCAGCTTGATATTCGCCGGGGCATCATCAACGATTAAAATTTTATATTTCAAATGCTCTATGCTCATTTTTTATTCATCCTGAATATTTTTAACCAGCCCGCTCAATTCTTCCAATTCCACCAAAGCCCCTTTGAAATCAAAGCCATTAATAGCTTTCCTGAGCCTGTCCAGAACAGAGCAGTATTTATCTTCGTTCATCCGTACTG from Desulfovibrio sp. JC022 includes:
- a CDS encoding diguanylate cyclase, giving the protein MSIEHLKYKILIVDDAPANIKLLGAALADEYRVSVALDGPGALEIAASDDPPDLILLDIVMPGMDGYEVCRALQSKPETKEIPVIFITSRDQVEDEAKGLEIGAVDYIIKPFSLPIVKMRVKTQLELKKQRDMLKELSMIDPLTGLPNRRQLEGRLKIEWQRARRHESPLTISFIDIDFFKLYNDSNGHAMGDECLRLVARELAGSLHRSTDFVARYGGEEFVALLPDTDREGGLRISEKLRANIQKLEIDHCESLNSVVTVSIGVASMVPDNGDGFDVLLHQADKALYLAKEKGRNCLELYSE